GCGGTTTGTGCGGATGCTATGAATGATGGGCTTTGGTTTAAACTCATCGGGGATGGCAGTCAGTATAAGATCACGGTTATCATGCCGGCCGACAGCCCTTTTGATCCTCAGCTGGATGTGTATGCAGGTACCTGTTCCAGTCTTTCATGTGTGGCAAATGTTGATAACTACGGTGCTGCAACAGCGGAAACAGCGACTATAACAACTACTGCCGGGGTGGAATATTATATCAATGTGGGATCTTATGAAGAAACTGTTGATGTACCGGAAAGTTTATTTAATATTACCATTAACAAGCTGTAATAAGTACTTTAAAAGAATTAATTCTCTGTTTTTATTGAAATAAAATACTGAGGATTAGTCTATTATATTTTCTCTATTTTCTTTCATTTACTTAGTTTAAGAAATAAATAAATTGAACGCTACGAAATTTCGTAGCGTTTTTTTTTGTTGTGTAAACTGAGCTTTTTTATAGCTCTGATTCTTTTATAAAATGTGATTGTTGAAACAGCCATTCAGCTTAGCGGTTCTGAATCTCGCATCAAACTCGAAATATTTAACAAACTTTAACTCAAAAATAGCATTCATTGTGTTGATTAATGCAAGTATTTATTGGAAATTTACCCATCATTTTAAATTAAGCTATGTCAGAGATCAATCAAGCTGAAGATATCCGTCAATTGACGGAACAGGTAAAAGAAGCAAATTACTTTTTTTCTCTTCTGAGACAGGAAATCAATAAGGTTATTATTGGGCAGGAATATATGATAGACCGCCTATTGGTAGGGCTTTTAGGGAATGGTCACGTTCTTTTGGAAGGCGTTCCCGGCTTGGCTAAAACCTTGGCGATCAAAACTCTGGCAGACGCTGTTCATGGTGAGTTTTCAAGAATTCAGTTTACGCCCGATTTGCTTCCTGCTGATGTTGTAGGAACAATGATCTATAATGTAAAAGACAACGATTTTTCGATAAAAAAAGGTCCTGTTTTTGCCAATTTCGTATTGGCGGATGAGATCAACCGTGCGCCTGCAAAAGTGCAATCTGCTCTGTTAGAAGTAATGCAAGAAAAGCAAGTAACCATCGGTGATGAAACAATGAAACTTCCTAAACCATTTTTGGTATTGGCAACTCAAAACCCAATCGATCAGGAAGGTACTTATCTGTTACCGGAAGCGCAAAGTGACCGTTTTATGCTGAAATGCACGATCGATTATCCAAAATTTGAGGATGAAAGAGCCGTAATGAGAATGGTTTCAACATCACATCAGCCGACTGTAAAACCAGTGATTTCACTTGAGCATATTGTGGCGGCAAAAGAATTAATTAATCAAATTTATCTTGACGAAAAGATCGAAAAATATATTCTGGATATGGTGTTTGCAACACGTTTTCCGGAAAATTACGGTCTTTCTGAATTGAAAAATTATATCAGCTTTGGAGCTTCTCCGAGAGCGTCTATTAACTTGGCAATCGCTTCAAGAGCACACGCATTTTTAAAAGGAAGGGCTTTTGTAATTCCTGAAGATGTAAAAGAGCTGGCAAAAGATGTGCTGAGACATAGAATTGGTTTAACGTTCGAAGCTGAAGCTGAAGAGATCTCATCAGAAGAAATTGTTAACAGAATTTTAGCTAAAATCCAGGCTCCGTAATGAGTGAAGTGATCATTAGAAAAGCGGTTCAGGAA
The sequence above is a segment of the Chryseobacterium sp. MYb264 genome. Coding sequences within it:
- a CDS encoding AAA family ATPase encodes the protein MSEINQAEDIRQLTEQVKEANYFFSLLRQEINKVIIGQEYMIDRLLVGLLGNGHVLLEGVPGLAKTLAIKTLADAVHGEFSRIQFTPDLLPADVVGTMIYNVKDNDFSIKKGPVFANFVLADEINRAPAKVQSALLEVMQEKQVTIGDETMKLPKPFLVLATQNPIDQEGTYLLPEAQSDRFMLKCTIDYPKFEDERAVMRMVSTSHQPTVKPVISLEHIVAAKELINQIYLDEKIEKYILDMVFATRFPENYGLSELKNYISFGASPRASINLAIASRAHAFLKGRAFVIPEDVKELAKDVLRHRIGLTFEAEAEEISSEEIVNRILAKIQAP